One genomic segment of Intestinimonas butyriciproducens includes these proteins:
- a CDS encoding phosphoglycerate dehydrogenase has translation MFRIKTLNQISPTGLSVLDASRFTVSDGVENEDGVLVRSADMQEYVFPPALRAIARAGAGTNNIPVDRCSESGIVVFNTPGANANAVKELAVCALMLASRDVVGGVEWVKAQARAGEDVAKVVEKGKSQFVGPEISGKNLGVIGLGAIGVQVANIATKLGMTVYGYDPFLSVDAALSLSRLVHHVTDLTAIYKNCDYITIHVPQTADTKGMLNAAAFDQMKTGVRVINLARGGLVAGEDMIAALESGKVARYVTDFPDNALTLVKNVVPIPHLGASSPESEENCALMAAQQLRDYLETGNIRNSVNLPTLEQDWSGETRLCIIHRNVPNMLASITAALSRENVNVENMTNKSKGNYAYTIVDVSARVGDAVADEIRAISGVLRVRVLRH, from the coding sequence ATGTTCCGTATCAAAACTTTGAATCAAATCAGCCCCACCGGCCTCTCTGTGCTGGACGCCTCCCGCTTCACCGTCTCCGACGGCGTGGAGAACGAGGACGGCGTTCTGGTCCGCTCCGCCGACATGCAGGAATACGTCTTTCCCCCCGCCCTCCGGGCCATTGCCCGGGCCGGGGCGGGCACCAACAACATCCCCGTGGACCGCTGCTCTGAAAGCGGCATCGTGGTCTTCAACACCCCCGGCGCCAACGCCAACGCGGTCAAGGAGCTGGCGGTGTGCGCCCTGATGCTGGCCTCCCGGGACGTGGTGGGGGGCGTGGAATGGGTGAAGGCCCAGGCCCGGGCCGGCGAGGACGTGGCCAAGGTGGTGGAAAAGGGTAAGAGCCAGTTCGTGGGCCCCGAAATCTCCGGCAAGAATCTGGGGGTCATCGGCCTGGGCGCCATCGGGGTGCAGGTGGCCAACATCGCCACCAAGCTGGGGATGACCGTCTACGGCTACGACCCCTTCCTCTCCGTGGACGCCGCCCTGTCCCTCTCCCGTCTGGTCCACCATGTCACCGATCTGACCGCCATCTATAAAAACTGCGATTACATCACCATCCACGTGCCCCAGACGGCCGACACCAAGGGGATGCTCAACGCCGCCGCCTTCGACCAGATGAAGACCGGCGTGCGCGTTATCAACCTGGCCCGGGGCGGCCTGGTGGCGGGCGAGGACATGATCGCCGCCCTGGAGAGCGGCAAGGTGGCCCGGTATGTCACCGACTTCCCCGACAACGCCCTCACGCTGGTGAAGAACGTGGTCCCCATCCCCCATCTGGGTGCCTCCAGCCCCGAGAGTGAGGAGAACTGCGCCCTGATGGCGGCCCAGCAGCTCCGGGACTATCTGGAGACCGGCAACATCCGCAACTCCGTCAACCTGCCTACCCTGGAGCAGGACTGGTCCGGCGAGACCCGGCTGTGCATCATCCACCGGAACGTCCCCAACATGCTGGCCTCCATCACCGCCGCCCTCTCCAGAGAGAACGTGAACGTGGAGAACATGACCAACAAATCCAAGGGCAATTATGCCTACACCATCGTGGACGTAAGCGCCCGGGTGGGCGACGCGGTGGCCGACGAAATCCGCGCCATCTCCGGCGTGCTGCGGGTCCGCGTCCTCCGGCACTGA
- the serC gene encoding 3-phosphoserine/phosphohydroxythreonine transaminase has translation MGKERVYNFSAGPSMLPLEVLERAGSEITNYEGSGMSVMEMSHRSKVFQKIFDDTQAKFRRLFHVPDGYHILFLQGGASTQFAAAPMNLIGAAGKADYAVTGNFSSIAYKEAKKYGAIHLAASSEDRNHTYIPAQDQLELDPEASYFYYCANNTIYGTEWQYVPDTGRVPIVCDMSSDILSRPVDVSKYGVIFAGAQKNMAPAGLTVVIVKKELAGRELPYTPLMLSYKTMIDKDSMYNTPPCWCIYMLGLVLDWLEEKGGVEGMEAIKHGKARMLYDTIDASRLFTCAVEKDSRSDMNVVFRTASEELDAKFVKESVDAGFTNLKGHRSVGGMRASIYNAMPVEGVEKLCDFIRAFDKNN, from the coding sequence ATGGGTAAAGAGCGCGTGTACAACTTTTCCGCCGGTCCCTCCATGCTCCCGCTGGAAGTCCTGGAGCGTGCGGGCTCAGAGATCACCAACTACGAGGGCTCTGGCATGTCAGTCATGGAGATGAGTCACCGATCTAAAGTGTTCCAGAAGATCTTCGACGACACCCAAGCCAAGTTCCGCCGCCTGTTCCACGTCCCGGACGGGTATCATATCCTCTTCCTCCAGGGCGGCGCGTCCACCCAGTTCGCCGCCGCGCCCATGAACCTCATCGGCGCCGCCGGCAAGGCGGACTACGCCGTGACCGGCAATTTCTCCAGCATCGCCTATAAAGAGGCGAAGAAATACGGCGCCATCCACCTGGCGGCCTCCTCGGAGGACAGGAACCACACGTACATCCCCGCCCAGGATCAGCTCGAGCTGGACCCCGAAGCGTCTTATTTCTATTACTGCGCCAACAATACCATCTACGGCACCGAGTGGCAGTACGTGCCCGACACCGGGCGCGTGCCCATCGTGTGCGACATGTCCTCCGACATCCTCTCCCGTCCGGTGGATGTGAGCAAGTACGGCGTCATCTTCGCCGGCGCCCAGAAGAACATGGCCCCCGCGGGCCTCACCGTGGTCATCGTCAAAAAAGAGCTGGCGGGCCGCGAGCTCCCCTATACCCCGCTGATGCTCAGCTACAAGACCATGATCGACAAGGATTCCATGTACAATACGCCCCCCTGCTGGTGCATCTATATGCTGGGCCTGGTGCTGGACTGGCTGGAGGAAAAGGGCGGCGTCGAGGGCATGGAGGCCATCAAGCACGGCAAGGCCCGGATGCTCTATGACACCATCGACGCCTCCCGCCTCTTCACCTGCGCGGTGGAGAAGGACTCCCGCTCGGATATGAACGTGGTGTTCCGCACCGCCAGCGAGGAGCTGGACGCCAAATTCGTCAAGGAGTCGGTGGACGCGGGCTTTACCAATCTGAAGGGCCACCGCAGCGTGGGCGGCATGCGCGCCTCCATCTACAACGCCATGCCCGTGGAGGGCGTGGAGAAGCTCTGCGACTTCATCCGCGCGTTTGACAAAAACAACTGA
- a CDS encoding DRTGG domain-containing protein, with amino-acid sequence MYLYEIKEALNARVLSGKEHLDREVKSACASDFMSDVLAYVKDQSLLITGMVNPQVVRTAEMMDMKCIIFVRGKVPGEDILELARERDIVVMSSAIRMFIACGLLYSRGLEG; translated from the coding sequence ATGTATCTGTACGAGATCAAGGAGGCGTTGAACGCGCGGGTCCTCTCGGGGAAGGAGCATCTGGACCGGGAGGTGAAATCCGCCTGCGCCAGCGATTTTATGAGCGATGTGCTGGCTTATGTCAAGGACCAGAGCCTGCTCATCACCGGTATGGTCAACCCCCAGGTGGTGCGCACGGCGGAGATGATGGATATGAAGTGCATCATCTTCGTCCGGGGCAAGGTGCCCGGAGAGGACATCCTGGAGCTGGCCCGGGAGCGGGACATCGTGGTCATGAGCTCCGCCATCCGTATGTTCATCGCCTGCGGCCTGCTCTACAGCAGGGGACTGGAAGGCTGA
- a CDS encoding ATP-binding protein: MGDLKLTYQVDGGDLVQAGEASSQMKMTLKKLGLPPEIIRKASVCMYEGEINMVIHADGGRVEVEVGMDAITIRLIDQGPGIPDVDRAMEEGYSTAGDVARDLGFGAGMGLPNMKRYSDEMRIDTTVGVGTTVTMRIDINNG, encoded by the coding sequence ATGGGGGACCTGAAGCTGACCTATCAGGTGGACGGCGGCGATCTGGTCCAGGCCGGAGAGGCCTCCAGCCAGATGAAGATGACCCTGAAGAAGCTGGGGCTGCCGCCGGAGATCATCCGCAAGGCCTCGGTGTGCATGTACGAGGGCGAGATCAATATGGTCATCCACGCCGACGGGGGCCGGGTGGAAGTGGAGGTGGGCATGGACGCCATCACCATCCGCCTCATCGACCAGGGCCCCGGCATTCCCGATGTGGACCGGGCGATGGAGGAGGGCTACTCTACCGCTGGGGACGTGGCCCGGGACCTGGGGTTCGGGGCCGGAATGGGCCTGCCCAACATGAAGCGGTACTCCGACGAAATGCGCATCGACACCACGGTGGGGGTGGGCACCACGGTGACCATGCGGATCGATATCAACAACGGCTGA
- a CDS encoding [Fe-Fe] hydrogenase large subunit C-terminal domain-containing protein, with amino-acid sequence MMKHSVILEYKRCRGCTTCIKNCPTEAVRVRSGKATILNERCIDCGKCIQVCPHKAVKSVSDSLDKLEQYKYRVALPDPVLYGQFQHLDDIDIVLSGLLEIGFQKVFETAKAAEILSDYARHAISSGETRVMPQISSACPTIMRLIRMRFPKLIPNIAATVTPVELAAILARREAEAETGLPPEEIGVFSIVPCSSQVTAAHSPEGLQKPVLDGAFAIRDIYLRLLGPMKDLQKVKPLSSAGIMGVGWAFCGGESAARLGERYLAVDGIENCIRMLEEIEDGRLPEADFIELCACTQGCVGGCLTVENPYGARMRIKRLMKGLPVSRSRYDFRGGDRDLVKIDQELQYVPAFRLDQDRSVALEKLLKIDELERSLPGLDCGSCGAPSCHALAEDVVLGRASMEDCIFKVRERMQYMAGSGDADEYLPAPFRQRRSATRRAAEKESEGGSEI; translated from the coding sequence ATGATGAAGCACTCGGTCATCCTGGAGTATAAGCGCTGTCGGGGCTGTACCACCTGCATCAAAAACTGCCCGACTGAGGCCGTGCGGGTCCGCAGCGGCAAGGCCACCATCCTCAATGAGCGGTGCATCGACTGCGGCAAGTGCATCCAGGTGTGTCCGCACAAGGCGGTCAAATCCGTCAGCGACAGCTTGGACAAGCTGGAGCAGTACAAATACCGGGTGGCTCTTCCCGACCCGGTCCTCTACGGGCAGTTCCAGCATCTGGACGACATCGACATTGTGCTCAGCGGTCTGCTGGAGATCGGCTTCCAGAAGGTCTTTGAGACCGCCAAGGCGGCGGAGATCCTCTCCGACTATGCCAGGCACGCCATCAGCAGCGGAGAGACCCGGGTCATGCCCCAGATCTCTTCCGCCTGCCCCACCATCATGCGGCTCATCCGCATGCGCTTTCCCAAGCTGATCCCCAACATCGCCGCCACGGTGACGCCGGTGGAGCTGGCCGCCATCCTGGCCCGCCGGGAGGCGGAGGCTGAGACCGGCCTGCCGCCGGAGGAGATCGGCGTTTTTTCCATCGTGCCCTGCTCCTCCCAGGTGACGGCGGCCCACAGTCCCGAGGGGCTCCAGAAGCCGGTGCTGGACGGCGCCTTCGCCATTCGGGACATCTACCTGCGCCTGCTGGGCCCCATGAAGGACCTCCAGAAGGTGAAGCCCCTCTCTTCGGCGGGCATCATGGGGGTGGGCTGGGCCTTCTGCGGGGGAGAGTCCGCCGCCCGGCTGGGCGAGCGGTACCTGGCCGTGGACGGCATTGAAAATTGTATCCGCATGCTGGAGGAGATCGAGGACGGCCGCCTGCCGGAGGCGGATTTCATCGAGCTGTGCGCCTGCACCCAGGGCTGTGTGGGGGGGTGCCTCACGGTGGAGAACCCCTACGGGGCCCGGATGCGGATCAAGCGGCTGATGAAGGGCCTGCCTGTCTCCCGCAGCCGGTATGATTTCCGGGGCGGGGACCGGGACCTGGTGAAGATCGACCAGGAGCTCCAATATGTGCCGGCCTTCCGGCTGGATCAGGACCGATCGGTGGCCCTGGAAAAGCTCCTCAAGATCGACGAGCTAGAGCGGAGTCTGCCGGGCCTGGACTGCGGCTCCTGCGGCGCCCCCTCCTGTCACGCCCTGGCCGAGGACGTGGTGCTGGGGAGGGCCAGCATGGAGGACTGCATCTTCAAGGTCCGGGAGCGCATGCAGTACATGGCGGGCAGCGGCGATGCCGACGAATATCTGCCCGCCCCCTTCCGGCAGCGGCGCTCCGCCACCCGCCGCGCCGCGGAGAAAGAATCAGAGGGAGGTTCCGAGATTTGA
- a CDS encoding DRTGG domain-containing protein: MNVRELAHVMALTEFIMPEPDREVNGGYVGDLLSWVMGRAQAGNAWLTIMSNQNVAAVALMAEVACVVLTEGVVPDETLRQRAEQQNINILGTKLSTFDAASVLKQLLR, translated from the coding sequence TTGAATGTAAGAGAGCTGGCCCATGTGATGGCCTTGACAGAATTTATCATGCCCGAGCCCGACCGGGAGGTGAACGGGGGTTATGTGGGAGACCTTCTGTCCTGGGTGATGGGCAGGGCCCAGGCGGGCAACGCCTGGCTCACCATCATGTCCAATCAGAACGTGGCCGCTGTGGCGCTGATGGCCGAGGTGGCCTGCGTGGTGCTCACCGAGGGCGTAGTCCCGGACGAGACCCTGCGCCAGCGGGCCGAGCAGCAGAATATCAACATCCTGGGCACTAAGCTGTCCACGTTCGATGCGGCGTCGGTGCTCAAGCAGCTCCTGCGGTAG
- a CDS encoding PHP domain-containing protein, with protein MSEKEGARGIKLHFDFHFHSCLSPCGDEAMTPATIAGMCKLSGLDAAALTDHNTCGNCAAFCQAAEAYGLLALPGMELCTREEVHIVCVFPDLERAGAFQEEVYRSLGEARNDPAIFGRQLYLDTDDRVLGEESRLLAGATAIGVYEVPALVERYGGAAWPAHIDRPSFSLLSNLGLWDPGLGFSLAEVSRNCPPDFMPGRRDLRGVPTITGCDAHYLEQISDTGQFMEVPARSREAVLAWLRRGGA; from the coding sequence GTGTCTGAAAAGGAAGGTGCCAGAGGTATCAAATTACATTTCGATTTTCACTTTCACTCCTGCCTCTCCCCCTGTGGGGACGAGGCTATGACGCCTGCCACCATCGCCGGCATGTGCAAGCTCTCCGGGCTGGACGCCGCGGCCCTCACCGACCACAATACCTGCGGCAATTGCGCCGCCTTTTGCCAAGCCGCCGAGGCTTACGGGCTGCTGGCCCTGCCGGGCATGGAGCTGTGCACGCGGGAGGAGGTCCATATAGTGTGTGTATTCCCGGACCTGGAGCGGGCCGGCGCCTTCCAGGAGGAGGTGTACCGCAGCCTGGGGGAGGCCCGCAACGACCCGGCTATTTTCGGCCGTCAGCTCTATCTGGACACCGACGACCGTGTGCTGGGCGAGGAGTCCCGGCTGCTGGCGGGGGCGACCGCCATCGGCGTCTACGAGGTGCCCGCCCTGGTGGAGCGGTACGGCGGGGCGGCCTGGCCCGCCCATATCGACCGGCCGTCCTTCTCGCTCCTGTCCAATCTGGGCCTGTGGGACCCGGGACTGGGCTTTTCCCTGGCCGAGGTGTCCCGGAACTGCCCCCCTGACTTTATGCCGGGCAGGCGGGACCTGCGGGGCGTGCCTACCATCACGGGCTGTGACGCCCACTATCTGGAGCAGATCTCAGATACCGGCCAGTTTATGGAGGTCCCCGCCCGGTCCCGGGAGGCGGTGCTGGCCTGGCTGCGCCGGGGCGGCGCGTGA
- the nuoE gene encoding NADH-quinone oxidoreductase subunit NuoE: protein MPNVKTVVPYAGTEEQEERLREVIRTHKGQPGATMPVLQAAQEIFGYLPEEVQIMVAEGLDIPLTEVYGVASFYAQFTLNPKGKYQISLCLGTACYVKGASDILEAVQQRLGIKPGSITPDGKFSLDACRCIGACGLAPVMMINNDVYGRLTVDQVGSILDKYE from the coding sequence ATGCCAAATGTGAAAACCGTAGTCCCCTACGCTGGGACGGAGGAGCAGGAGGAGCGCCTGCGGGAGGTCATCCGGACGCACAAGGGACAGCCCGGCGCTACCATGCCGGTGCTTCAGGCGGCGCAGGAGATTTTCGGCTACCTGCCCGAGGAGGTCCAGATCATGGTGGCGGAAGGGTTGGACATCCCCCTCACCGAGGTCTACGGGGTGGCCTCGTTTTACGCCCAGTTTACGCTCAACCCCAAGGGGAAGTATCAGATCAGTCTGTGCCTGGGCACGGCCTGCTACGTAAAGGGCGCCTCCGATATTTTGGAAGCGGTCCAGCAGCGCCTAGGTATCAAGCCCGGCTCCATCACGCCGGACGGAAAGTTCTCTCTGGACGCCTGCCGCTGTATCGGCGCCTGCGGCCTGGCCCCTGTTATGATGATCAACAACGATGTGTACGGCCGCCTTACGGTGGATCAGGTGGGGAGTATTCTGGATAAGTATGAATAA
- a CDS encoding ATP-binding protein codes for MKELSLHMLDIAQNSIAAGAGHMDLAVEETGGRIILTAADDGRGMPPELLATVADPFTTTRTTRKVGLGLPLLRMAAEMTGGHMDIESTLGVGTTVTAVFHAGHIDCPPLGDVAATISLLAQGLPEHMDFTYIHRTRRGEFRFDTAEIRSILGPEVPLSEPEVARWVKEYVEEGETRVRCAHGEEKRTQDIGGVKS; via the coding sequence ATGAAGGAGCTCTCGCTCCACATGCTGGATATCGCCCAAAATTCCATTGCCGCCGGCGCCGGACACATGGACCTGGCGGTGGAGGAAACGGGCGGGCGCATCATCCTCACCGCGGCGGACGACGGGCGCGGCATGCCGCCCGAGCTCCTGGCCACCGTCGCCGACCCATTCACCACCACCCGCACCACCCGAAAGGTGGGGCTGGGCCTGCCCCTTCTGCGTATGGCGGCCGAGATGACCGGTGGACATATGGACATAGAGAGCACCCTGGGCGTGGGGACCACCGTCACCGCCGTTTTCCACGCCGGGCACATCGACTGTCCGCCCCTGGGAGATGTGGCCGCCACCATATCCCTGCTGGCCCAGGGCCTGCCGGAGCATATGGATTTTACTTACATCCACAGGACCCGGCGGGGAGAGTTCCGCTTTGACACGGCGGAGATCCGCTCTATACTGGGGCCGGAGGTGCCTCTCTCGGAGCCGGAGGTGGCCCGGTGGGTGAAGGAATATGTGGAAGAAGGAGAAACGCGTGTGCGGTGTGCACACGGCGAGGAAAAGAGAACACAGGACATTGGGGGAGTGAAGTCATGA
- a CDS encoding (2Fe-2S) ferredoxin domain-containing protein yields the protein MKSLEELRAIRERMQKQIDLRENSEDNIRVVVGMATCGIAAGARPVLTAFLEEVAKRELKNVTVTQTGCIGVCRLEPIAEVYVPGEEKVTYVKLTPEMVPRIVSEHLVNHNPVAEYTIGAAE from the coding sequence ATGAAAAGTTTGGAAGAACTCAGAGCCATCCGCGAAAGGATGCAGAAACAGATCGACCTGCGGGAAAACAGCGAGGATAATATCCGCGTCGTGGTAGGCATGGCCACCTGCGGCATCGCCGCCGGGGCGCGGCCCGTGCTGACCGCCTTCCTGGAGGAGGTGGCCAAACGGGAGCTCAAGAACGTCACCGTGACCCAGACCGGCTGCATCGGCGTGTGCCGCCTGGAGCCCATCGCCGAGGTATACGTGCCCGGCGAGGAGAAGGTCACCTATGTGAAGCTGACCCCGGAGATGGTGCCCCGCATCGTCTCCGAGCACCTGGTCAACCACAACCCCGTGGCCGAGTACACCATCGGCGCGGCGGAGTAA